The Gossypium hirsutum isolate 1008001.06 chromosome D07, Gossypium_hirsutum_v2.1, whole genome shotgun sequence genome includes the window TTTTTAGATGTACACAGTACACTCCACCGACAATACCATGGTTTGGTTTCTCGAACTCTATTACTCGAAACCATAGGTCTTCACGCAAGTGACACATTGAGTGTCTGTAGTTCACTTGTGTCGTAGCCTTCTTAATTTGTTTCACCACATTCAAGCACCATATATGGCCTCCTTGCAATTTTCCAACATAATTCGTCGCTTGCTTTAGGAACAATTCTGCCAAATAGAAGTATGTTTCTTTCACAATCAAGGTTATCGACAAATGATGTGTTCCCTCTAAAACAGAATTGACGCATTCCACTAGGTTTGAGGTCATGTGGCCCTTGTTGTAGGATTGTGTACACTGATCGAAGGGTATGTGAGAGAGTTACCGTACCCCCACCTGGTTAGTTGACCATAAAATTTCCAACATCTCACAGAAACAACCCTTCACGAGCTCATACCCTATCGATAGAAGTGGATAGTGGCAATCACatacaaaagaatataaaaaataattagaatattaCAAACCAAAGAATATTGGTGGCGATTACATACCCGTGTTGGTCACTTGTGCTCGCTCAGTAGTAGAAGGGTATTTTTTGTAATAGTTAGACGCAACGTGCCTTAGACAGTACCAATGGTATGTGAGGTCCCAGAGGCTTCCACGCAACGTGCCTTAGACAGTACCAATGGTGTGTGCAGTCCCAAAGGCTTCCCTGTCGTTCAATTACGGATAATATTCCAGTTTTCTGATCCGAGATGACGCGTATATTAGGTTGGGAAAAACATACCTCCTCAACCTAGACAGAAAGAAATTACAGTCATCTGTTGACTCCCCCCAGTGTTATTGTAAACGCAATTGGCAGGATTCTCCAATTACCATTCTGTGCCACAACCAATAATAGttgatgggtatatctaccatacataaaggtaccatttatttgtaccaacggcttgtAGTACTGAAATGTTTGAGAGCATTGCTTGAAGGTCTAAAATAGACGGTGGAACACTTAGCATCCATGGAGCAAGTGATCGTTGTGGTACATGGGCCCTGTTTCTAGACCAGTTATGTAACCTGGGACGTACCTCTCTAGCACTCGACACCATTGTCATACATTGTTGTATGATgcatcccacccactatgcatcttctccaatgtCTTTTGTTTTGCTATCCACGCCTTGAGGTACAAAGGTATGTAATTTAATTGGCTATGAATATTTGCAATTAAAATTGACACAGAAGTACTTAGATTCGCTTTCACTATTGGTAGTATTATGCCCGCAATCATCTCTGAATTCAACTTCAGATGATCTTATGAAATACCTGCAACTCCACGAGTATGTTAAACTAAGTAATTCAACTATGATGTAATATATATCGGTAGTGATATTGTACCAGTGGCAACATACGTATGTAGAGTAGTAAACTTTTTTATCATCCACAACCTCGTCTTTTTTTATAGAAGCCACGATTTTCCATGCACATCTACTATATCGAATTGCATACTTGACCTCGAACTTCTCAAATCAGGATTTAACCATGTGAAAGTTAACCCCGTTCTTGATGTTGTATCACTTCACTATAGTGTAAAAAACCATCTTTAGTGGAAAACTCCTTACCCACTTCCAAATCACCCGAATCTAACGAAAAACTTGTGTGGCCCGATCTCCTATGTGGTAGTTTTGCAAACTCCAACCCGTCCTCTGCCGATAggtcgacattatgcatgtgggctagaGGTGAGTACACCATGAATTGTAGATATTCTTCCTCATATTCACCTCATTCACCATCTTCTGGTTTAGTTGGAATAGGCTCTGGTTTAGAAAATAATGTAATTTCTGAGCCGTCGGCACTAGGCTCCCGAACTAGATTCACATCAGATTTATTGTCATCTTCATTCTCGAACCCACCAACATCTATCGTGTTGGATGTCCCCTCACTAGTAGACGTTGTAAGGAGTACATCATCCATTCTCATGTAGTTGTAGAAATGTTTAGAATCACTTGTCGGTTTCCAACCATTAGAAGTTGCTGTCATTCTGCAATAAGTATTCTCAGCGTTGAACATTGACCCATCGAGGTTCATGTCCACCCACTAACTGAGTGTCATACAAGGTTCATGTATTATATTCTACCACCAAAACTTAATTGTTCAATGTTCTACTTTCCACGATTGAAATCTAAAGCCGAGACGGATGAGTGTCTTCCTATTGATAATTTTGTGATATCATAATGAGAACTTTCTAACAAAGTGGTTGGACTATCAGCATTTTCAACCGTTCTACCTTCTTAAACAAGAAAAGATGTTGACGACCAAATGCCTTCATCTAGCCTTGAAAATTTTACCTATAACTCGAGAAACGGTGATCCATTGTCGATGCGCGTTTGCACCATCGCCTCCAAGCCCCTAGCACCTTTGATATCGAAAGCGTCATATCTCATGGGATCAATCGAAGAacaaaattgatacttaatagaTGGTACTCTCATCTGACTGGATCCGATGATTTTTTCGcctaatttttttcttaagttttgaaaactctaTGTTTTGGTTAAAAGCCAATCGTACTGTGTTCTCTGATAAAAAAACCACACTATTCTCGGTGTCACAGACGTCATCATCGTAATAAATAATAGCATTAATTCATCCACTCATTTTTAACCAAATTATCTATTGAGAGAAGTTCGAAACAAAAACATTATGCAAAAAATATAATGCTTCAAATAAATATTAACACGAAAAATAATGCTTATGCTTACTTTTTATACAAATAGTATCGTTGTTCCAACTTATGCCTTCCCTGCAAACTTTTATTATTCTGAACTTCTTCAAATTTTATTTCCTTGGCTTATGCCACCGAAGGCTGAAATATGTTACATTTATTACCCAAGGGATAACCTcctatttgattttaaaaaatttccccCGATACTAGGGGGTTGAAATTAGTAGAGAAAAAACGCTCTAAGCAGGACGCACTGTCAGCAGAAGTACCGAAAGCGTCCTAGCTGAAAGCGTTTTCAGTcatttgctgacagtgcatcctgcttggaGCTTTTTTCTCTATAAATTTCAACCCCCACTATTCGAGGCATTTTTTTAGAATCATTTCAGATATCCCGGGATTCCTGAGATATGTTTTCAAAACCCATCTCGTCAAAAATAATGTACTGGATATGTATTTAAAACTAGTTCTGCATCCAAACCGAGTACACCGAGTTtcaatttttaatcaatttgcaaaatgaaatttgaatacaCGATTAgtgtaaatataaatattttaaatatcgaattcaataattacaattatgatgttaaaaaatttatcaatttaaaatccaaaaccctaaccctaaactttaaaaccttaaaaccctaaacaatcaaaAGCCTTAATATAACACGGGAAAAAACGCTTCCAACTGGAAGCTTTTTATCTAAATCGGCCTATTCcggtaaatattaaaaaattcagtTTATCTccgtaatttttaaaaataacggCATTTATTGGTATTTTAGTCTCCTTTTCCTTTTCATacagtattttaaaataaaaaaaaggttaaaagttTGAGTAGGAGTCCATTCATTaccaagaaaaatgaaaaaatggaaaaataatgtTAGGGAGTTTTTAAATTAAGGTGATGGATTAGGGGAATaagataaaaaagtaaatatagtGAAAGAGAAAAGTAAAGAAGAAATGAATGGCTAAAAAGGAGGTACTGTTTTAGAACAAAAGGTGAGCCTGAAACCATGCTTCCCCCATTGTGCATGTGGGTGTTGATCCAAACAACTTGCGTTCCTTCCTCATCTCTGCATGAAATCAAAGAATGATGGTTTCAACAATGGAACCAGAAAACGTTCTTGTGTTCGGAAGCATGCCAAAGACCCAGATGATACAAAGTTCCCATTTAGTTTGTTCCAACTTCTCCAAGTTAACAAATGCCCGTGTATTTTACTCTTCCAGTCCTCTCACTTTGATGCTTCCTCTTTTGCTGCTCCAATTATCCCTTGGCTCCGCTGCCATTCTCGTTACCTTTTATCTCCTCAGGCCTTTTGGCCTGCCCCTCATACTCGCTCAAGTTTTGGTAACCTCTCTTTCTCTCCCcttccctttccctttcccttttgCAATTTTCAATGCAACAATACATACATATCATCATTACTTGATTGATTGTTCGACATACATGCATATCAGGGTGGAGTGCTCCTGGGGCCATCATTGCTATGCCGGATTCCAGGGCTTCTCAACATGATATTCCCCATCAGAAGTTTCTTGCTAATGGATGTAGTATCCACCATGGGTTTTATGTTTTACTTCTTTCTCGTGGGTGTACAGACAGATATATGGCTGCTTAAGAAGATAACAAAAAAGTCGTTCGCCATTGGGTTTTTCTCGGTGGCTGTGCCCATGATACTAACCTTGGGCATGTCCCTTTTGTGGATGCAATTCAATGTCAATCCTAACGAAAAGAAGAAGGTCGATAGCCTTCCGGAAATAGCAAAGGCAGAATCTCTGGTTTCCTTTCAAATAGTATCATACTATCTTTCTGAGCTTAGGGTCATAAATTCAGAGATTGGCAGAGTGGCATTATCTTCTTCCATGGTTAGTACGCTATGTAGCACCTGTGTGGTTACATCTAATATTCTATGGAACCAATCAAAAGATGACCTGTCGGGCTTCTTTCAATCCATTTGTTATGGCATCATCTTTGCATCTCTGGTCTGCTGTATTCTTGGCCCTTTGCTTCTTTGGGAGATGAAGCATACTTTGGGTGGACAACCTTTGAAACAAGGTAACTTAGTTGTGTTGTTCATAGCAGTGCTTATGTCAGGGTTTTGGGGTCATAGTTTCGGCTTAAACATTTATTTTGGTCCCCTTCTTTTTGGGTTAATAATACCATCAGGGCCCCCACTGGGGTCAGCGCTTGTAGAGAAGCTTGATGTGATAACCAACTGGGTGCTTATGCccttattttttgtcaaatttggGCTAGCAGTAGACATCTTTGCTCTTAGTCTTAAAACTTACTTCAAAGTGCAATTTTTTGCGCTCTTGGGCGCATTTGGGAAATTCTTAGGAGCCTCCCTCTGTGCACTCAGCTGCCAAATGCCGCAAAGGGATGCTATCGTGCTTGGCTTTTTCATGACTTTCCAAGGCGTCATCGAGCTTGACTTGTTTAGGCGTATGAAGCGTAAACAGGTATTATAATATTCCACACTTGTGTATTATCTAGTATTTCTGTCTTAATGCTACATATTAATTACAACACATGTAGGTGTTGGTTGGCATTGCAATTTGCAGATAATAGGTGATGAGGCCTTTTCAGCCATGTGCTTAACAGCACTGATAGGCTCAGGAGTTGTGGCATTAGTTGTACCATGTTTCTACGATCCTTCAAAGAGGTACGAGGGTTACTATGGAAGAACTTTGGCACACTCAAGACACAACTCTCAACTAAGAGTCCTAGTCTGCATTCATGAGGAACAAAATGTTCCATCTGCCATTAATGTCCTCGCTACCCTGAAGCCCACCAAGCAGAGTCCGATCGCTGTTTACATGCTTCACATGGTTGAGCTGATGGGGAGTGCTACCGCACTCCTGATGCGACAAAAGAGGCCTAAAAAGCTGTCTACCAGAACAAGGGGCTCAGCCCCTATAATCGATGCCTTCAAAATCTTCGAGGAAAACCATGACGGTCTTGTCTCAGTTTCCTCCTTCATTTCAGTATCTCCTCCACAAACAATGCATGAGGATGTGTTTCAAATTGCACTTGAAAAAGGGACTTCACTGGTTATGATTCCTTTCTACAAGAAATTTCATGTCGGTGGCGCGGTGTACTTGTCTAAAAGGTCCTTAAAGATTGCCAACCAAAATGTCCTTGATCAGGCACCTTGCTCGGTTGCAATACTTGTTGACCGTGGCAGCCTCAAAACTCTGCATGCCATTTGGGCTGGCTGGTCTTCTTCCGAAGTTGCTGTCATCTTCTTGGGTGGAGCTGATGATCAGGAGGCATTGGCTTTGGCGGCTAAGATGACTGGATGTCAAAATATCAATTTGACACTCATACGAATCATTTACAATGGAGATTTTCCAGATAAATACATGGAGGGGATTCGGAATGACAACGAAAGTCTGGGGCAGTTTCAAACAAATATCTCTGGGAACACTTGTGCCAAGTACTGGGAGGAAGTAGCCAAGGATGGGGCAGGGACTGCTTCAGTCCTTCGCACCCTGGAGAATCAATACGACATTATAGTGGTAGGTAGGCGTCATTACGACACGTTTCCTCTGTTGTCAGGGTTAACAGAATCGAATGAGAACAAGGAGTTGGGTGTAATCGGTGATATGTTGGCTTCCTCAGATTTCCTCGGAAACACCACCATCTTGGTGGTTCAACAACATACTGACAACAGTCATAGCGAGTGAAatgaaatacatacatacatattaacAAATGTTTTTATGTCAAATGGATGTCTTACATCACAAGTGAGACCATAGAGCAAAACTGACCTGCAAATGGTATACTAGAACTAGCAGATTGATTTATAGTAAGGATAGATAGGCAATCTACGAGACCATGCACCttttaattgaagaaaaatgacATAACATAACAAGCCAAACACATGATACTATATCAACAAAATCCAGTTAGATTGTTTTAAATAAAGTCAAGATAGTGACACAATTAACAAACCATGATCCATGCATCTGCTCTAAATTTCTATATGAATATGAGCACCTACCTAAGGTAAGGAATAGGAAGGGAACATGCATAGCTTTACTGCAGAGATGTATGACGAGACAAATATGCTCAGTATGCAGACTTTGTGCAAGCATTATCATCACAGCTTGTTCAACAGATTTATTGGAGATTTCAATACCATAATCAACATACAGAGACTGATTGTACAATTTGGCCATATGTAATTGCTAGCTGAGCCAGGATCAGGATCAACCAATTCTGGAATGTGATCCTATCAATGCATTCAAAACATAATATTCGACAGGAAGATTCCCACTTAAGGTCACTTCACCAGAAGCGATCGCTTGCTAGTTGCTTCACGTATCTGTCTCTCCAGAAATCAACCATAAGATGAACTCTCTATGATCATTTCTCAACCACATTTCGCACACCATGCATGACAAGTTAGAAACCAGAGCTGATGTTCGTTGATAGCATTACAAGTTTCATGCTTATTGTGGGTGGTATTCAGATAGGTTTACTAATAGCTTCTTCTGTGATACCAATCCTTAAGCATAATTACCTTAAAGAGTTGAAAATAAATGCAAAGTTCATTACAATTCTCTTtacataaaagaaaacatcttgtTATTGTTAACCCATGTCATGCAGTTCAGGAATTACTTCATAAATAAATTCAGTCTATAAAAATCAACTGTCATAAACACTACAAATCACAAAGAATCATCCAATACAAAGCTCCAACTTCCAAAAGAATTCTTTTCTCTTTGGATATCATGAATGTTGaattaaatatattcaaatttgaatgctacaacatatatatatagtgtAGTAGATGAAACACAAGTAAGAGCATGAGTTGCAGAATACCAACTTGGACGAATGAATCATAATAATGCAATATTCTAGCCAACCACTAACAATTTCACTTTTCGTTCTGCCAATTCTGCTTTAGGATGATGTGCAAGTCTCAAATTCCAACTAAAGAAGCCTAAGATGTGCAGTATCATTCAACCGTTTTATCTGCCAACCTGTTTTCCAGGAATGCTGTAATACAGTGACAGAAGAGTCTTCTATGCACACCTTATGTGACATTACGGGGCTGCACTCAAGGAGGCCTGTGATAAGACATTTAATTGGCAGGGAATGAGTAAAAACACCAACAGATGTAGAGGCCAAGGAAGTGGATGGGGAAGAGGAACTCCTGACATTTAAGTCATGAAGGTCAGGCTGATGACTGGCTTCCCGAGGAGACATTTCATCGTCAGCATCATGTTCACCAATATTCGAAACAAATTGCAGCCTGCTCTTACCAGACTTCTTCCTTGATAGCACATGCCGCTGCCTGTCCCAATGGGGTAGTTGAAGAGAAGCTACATCTCTGTCATGAATTGAGTTGGCTAAAGCAGGGTTGTTATGGTGTGTAAATCCTTGACTCTCATTTTGGTGTAAAGAAAATTCAGATCTAAATTTTTCAGGAAGCCCAAGGACAGTCCCATTCAAgaattgaaccattcgaaattccAGTTGCCTAAGAGATTCTCCAGAAGGTGCAGAAAAATCAGGCTGATATCTTTCCATCAGACTCAAAACTTCAGGCGTATATATTTCTGATCGAGGGCACCCCTCCCAATGGCCCATGTTCAGATCCATAAGTGCATCAGAGGATTGTATCTCTGACACTGCAAAATTCATCTCCTGAATGGTACAAAAGGTCAAGCATTATAGTGAGTCAAATATCTAACTAGGAAAATGCATCTCTCATCTTATCTCATCATTGAAGCTGCCTCTATCAAAAACTAATAATTAGGTGATATCAACTAAGATGTACAAGTAAACATTAGGTTCAAGAATCAATTATTGCTATCACTGCTAAAAAGATAAAAAGCCACAGATCAAAGTCTTTGTTCCTATCAATGGTTAGCCTTCATTTTTGTTTGCCATTTGGCTTTAACAAGGACCATATCCCTTCAGAAATAAAGCTAAATTTACTGTTTATATACCAATAGTCAAACAAATATAACAGGTAAGCTCATCCTTCAAAATGTTTAGTATTCACAGCACTAATCCAAGGTAAAATATAAAGCAGTTGAAGTTTATTACTAGTATAACCATTGGCTCATTAATGAAGCCTGACCTTTTAACTATTCGACACTTCACTTTTTTCATATTCCTACGAAACTAAGCTGAGAGCGTGGTACAGTTTACTTCAATCAACAATAAAGTAGGCAGTAAAATTCCCTCCAAAAATGAGAGAATTTTTTTCACAGATGGCATCAACACTAAATCTACTTATAGTGTATATACTTTAAATTTGTCGTAGTCCACTCACAAGAAATTGAGATGAGTAGATATTTCAGCATAGTTTCCATCTCTTTAGGTGGGCACCTGGGCCTAAGACCATGATATTTTTGACAAAGTATCAATAAGGAATTTGATAAGTGACTCTATGACTTGTGTGGAATTATGTGCATTTGATGTCATAAAGTCAATCTTTTACCAACTTTGCACACATCACCTAGTCTGTTTCATGAATGTTTTCTACTCATAAAGAAAACATGGAAGAAGAAAGAGATTTTAAATGAAGAAATCAAAGAACAAAAAATTTGTGATAGATACAAGATGTACAATGCCTACAAGCATCATCACTAGTTGCTCTCCTCTCTCTTATAATcaattcatagcacataaactcAGCCTGTTGTTTAATCATTGCAAGAATATTTGAGACGTGTACTACAACATATAGTGCCTTGTCAACAAGTCCTTACTCATAACCTCAAAAAAGCTAAAAAGATCTAGCAGTGTTTGCTACTTGATCCCAGTTCAGCACTTAGAGTTGCATAGCAAGTAAAAGGCCTCTTACCCAAATGATGTTTGTATCTTTTCCAATATGCAGCCCTAGAGTTGCAAAGCAATTTAAACACctatttcttttctattttcaagcTCAACAATTGCAACAAAGggataaaaagaaaatgaaagaatgcAAAAGGAAAATACAACTAAAccagagagagaaagagagagcaGTAACTAGAAACAGGATGAAAATCCCAATTTCAATCCTATGCTGATTTGTCTCTTTAGCATAACATGCAGGCATATGGTAGGAGGAAACGCAGAATGGAGCAGGATCTCAGTTTGCTAATGATATTAAAGAGATTAGCAATCGAAGGTCGAGGTTTTatcctaattaacaaatttataatcctatcaaactcaaaaataaaagaatgaattgaAAAGAGTATTACCTGACAAACGGAGAGAGCCATGGATCTAGCCCGATCCAAGGGAGAGCAATAAACGGCATTAAAGGTGACCCCTTGAGAATTTAGGAAGACAGCCAAAGCCCTGGCTTGGCGCTTGCCATTAGAGGTCAAGGCGGCACCGTCGCATCTTCCACCGACAATATCAGGCCTCAAATTCAAATCAGACTCGCCATGGCAAATGAAATAAACCTCGAGCAGCAATCGATCATGGTGGAAAgagaaagaaggggagaaaacAGGAGGCGGAGGCAGCGGAGGAGGTGGAGCTAA containing:
- the LOC107935838 gene encoding cation/H(+) antiporter 15 isoform X2; this translates as MMVSTMEPENVLVFGSMPKTQMIQSSHLVCSNFSKLTNARVFYSSSPLTLMLPLLLLQLSLGSAAILVTFYLLRPFGLPLILAQVLGGVLLGPSLLCRIPGLLNMIFPIRSFLLMDVVSTMGFMFYFFLVGVQTDIWLLKKITKKSFAIGFFSVAVPMILTLGMSLLWMQFNVNPNEKKKVDSLPEIAKAESLVSFQIVSYYLSELRVINSEIGRVALSSSMVSTLCSTCVVTSNILWNQSKDDLSGFFQSICYGIIFASLVCCILGPLLLWEMKHTLGGQPLKQGASLCALSCQMPQRDAIVLGFFMTFQGVIELDLFRRMKRKQIIGDEAFSAMCLTALIGSGVVALVVPCFYDPSKRYEGYYGRTLAHSRHNSQLRVLVCIHEEQNVPSAINVLATLKPTKQSPIAVYMLHMVELMGSATALLMRQKRPKKLSTRTRGSAPIIDAFKIFEENHDGLVSVSSFISVSPPQTMHEDVFQIALEKGTSLVMIPFYKKFHVGGAVYLSKRSLKIANQNVLDQAPCSVAILVDRGSLKTLHAIWAGWSSSEVAVIFLGGADDQEALALAAKMTGCQNINLTLIRIIYNGDFPDKYMEGIRNDNESLGQFQTNISGNTCAKYWEEVAKDGAGTASVLRTLENQYDIIVVGRRHYDTFPLLSGLTESNENKELGVIGDMLASSDFLGNTTILVVQQHTDNSHSE
- the LOC107935838 gene encoding cation/H(+) antiporter 15 isoform X1; the protein is MMVSTMEPENVLVFGSMPKTQMIQSSHLVCSNFSKLTNARVFYSSSPLTLMLPLLLLQLSLGSAAILVTFYLLRPFGLPLILAQVLGGVLLGPSLLCRIPGLLNMIFPIRSFLLMDVVSTMGFMFYFFLVGVQTDIWLLKKITKKSFAIGFFSVAVPMILTLGMSLLWMQFNVNPNEKKKVDSLPEIAKAESLVSFQIVSYYLSELRVINSEIGRVALSSSMVSTLCSTCVVTSNILWNQSKDDLSGFFQSICYGIIFASLVCCILGPLLLWEMKHTLGGQPLKQGNLVVLFIAVLMSGFWGHSFGLNIYFGPLLFGLIIPSGPPLGSALVEKLDVITNWVLMPLFFVKFGLAVDIFALSLKTYFKVQFFALLGAFGKFLGASLCALSCQMPQRDAIVLGFFMTFQGVIELDLFRRMKRKQIIGDEAFSAMCLTALIGSGVVALVVPCFYDPSKRYEGYYGRTLAHSRHNSQLRVLVCIHEEQNVPSAINVLATLKPTKQSPIAVYMLHMVELMGSATALLMRQKRPKKLSTRTRGSAPIIDAFKIFEENHDGLVSVSSFISVSPPQTMHEDVFQIALEKGTSLVMIPFYKKFHVGGAVYLSKRSLKIANQNVLDQAPCSVAILVDRGSLKTLHAIWAGWSSSEVAVIFLGGADDQEALALAAKMTGCQNINLTLIRIIYNGDFPDKYMEGIRNDNESLGQFQTNISGNTCAKYWEEVAKDGAGTASVLRTLENQYDIIVVGRRHYDTFPLLSGLTESNENKELGVIGDMLASSDFLGNTTILVVQQHTDNSHSE
- the LOC107935839 gene encoding uncharacterized protein, translating into MGSTQSVQAVEEEHEESPDDDEDDDEDEEEDNNQGGPNMRQLENNHLVKKVLEQEPEMLPCYASATPLSPQLSSLGTPRMGPSIKVWDPYNVLAPPPPLPPPPVFSPSFSFHHDRLLLEVYFICHGESDLNLRPDIVGGRCDGAALTSNGKRQARALAVFLNSQGVTFNAVYCSPLDRARSMALSVCQEMNFAVSEIQSSDALMDLNMGHWEGCPRSEIYTPEVLSLMERYQPDFSAPSGESLRQLEFRMVQFLNGTVLGLPEKFRSEFSLHQNESQGFTHHNNPALANSIHDRDVASLQLPHWDRQRHVLSRKKSGKSRLQFVSNIGEHDADDEMSPREASHQPDLHDLNVRSSSSPSTSLASTSVGVFTHSLPIKCLITGLLECSPVMSHKVCIEDSSVTVLQHSWKTGWQIKRLNDTAHLRLL